Within Montipora foliosa isolate CH-2021 chromosome 3, ASM3666993v2, whole genome shotgun sequence, the genomic segment CGTACGTACGTCcatccgccccttcatgtaagTCAAACGTGAGACGTCGCACTGTTACAAGTTTGGAGACGCAGAGTTTTGGCGGGAAAGCTAGGTGGGAAGTTTAGCGCTACAGCCAACGGACTGCATTTTACTCACACTCCGTTTAAGCAACACAGCAAAAAATTTgcagacaacaaaaacaaaggcaaattttatattctataaatatgccttcaaacgaggaaagaagagaaaaggaaagacagagaaaaaaagaaagcaggcAACGAGCAAGCGAGGCTCAACGTGAAAGAGAGCGAGCGAGAGCACAGGAAAAGAGACTGCATTATAATGACGAACAACGTCAGAAGGAGCGggagagagcacaagaaaacaggctgaATTATAGTGAGGAACAACGGCAGTaggagcaggaaagagcacaagaaaacaggctcaattacagtgacgaacaacggcagaaggacCGGGAGAGAGGTCAAGAAAAGAGGCTCAATTGtagtgacgaacaacggcagaaggacCGGGAGAGAGGTCAAGAAAAGAGGCTGAATTATAGTGccgaacaacggcagaaggagcgggaaagagcacaagaaaacaggctcaattataGTGACGcacaacggcagaaggagcgggagagagcacaagaaaacaggctcaattatagtgacgaacaacggcagaaaGAGCAGgtaagagcacgagagaagaggcgacgacaGAGTGAGGAAcaacgaaagaaagaaagagaaagatgtCGTGATTCCAGGCGGCGAATTAGTGACAAACAGCGAAAAAGGGGGCAAGAAACACCTGAAGAAAACGAATATCCAAGAGAGGCAGAGGAAGGTGAGTAATTTATGTTTATCGAAATAAATTACAGCGTCATTGAGTATGGTTACATGTATATCAAAAATTTAATCAAGGTGATGTCATGTTAGCAGTCTCTATTGTTTGTACTTGACCAATAACCGTAGGTCGCTTGTGAAGCGGTCAAACAATAACAAGGAATTCACCGAGTGTTGTGGATTTACAGGCTTATTCAATTCTTTGCCTCTTTTTAAGCTTTAAGATTTCTAAGAAAAACCCATTCAACTAAGTATCCATATGGATAAAGTTAATTTTCGTGCATAAATCGATT encodes:
- the LOC137995796 gene encoding octapeptide-repeat protein T2-like, with protein sequence MPSNEERREKERQRKKESRQRASEAQRERERARAQEKRLHYNDEQRQKERERAQENRLNYSEEQRHDEQRQKDRERGQEKRLNCSDEQRQKDRERGQEKRLNYSAEQRQKERERAQENRLNYSDAQRQKERERAQENRLNYSDEQRQKEQVRAREKRRRQSEEQRKKERERCRDSRRRISDKQRKRGQETPEENEYPREAEEVVDHGQCGCEDVISEVWSSSSPVVRDLVQCGGDHAALNVKLAEQEYFICKIMAT